A window of Polynucleobacter sp. KF022 genomic DNA:
ATCGTTCTCGTTGCTAGCCTAGATGACGGTGACAGCTCAAAGCAGATGCTTGAACTCTTAAATGAAGTGGCTGAGCAATCTGACAAGATAACCGTTAAAACGGATGGAAAAGCTACGCACACACCTAGCTTTACCGTCAGCAAGCTTGATCAAGAAGCGCGCATTACTTTTGCGGGCCTGCCAATGGGTCATGAAATGACCTCTTTCATCTTGGCAATTTTGCAAGCAAGTGGCTACCCAGCAAAAGTTGAGCAAGAGATTATTGATCGCATCACTAAGCTAGATAGCAAACTCAGCTTCCAAACATTTATCTCTTTGTCATGCCATAACTGCCCTGATGTTGTTCAAGCACTCAATCTCATGGCAGCCCTCAATCCAAACGTTACCCATGAAATGGTTGATGGTGCACTCTATCAAGGATTGGTTGACCAATTCCAAATCATGGCTGTACCAACCGTGATCTTAAATGGCGAAGTATTTGGTCAAGGCCGTATGAGTGTTGAAGAGATTGTGGCTAAGCTCGATACTGCAAGCCCTAAAGAAGAAGCCGCAAAACTCTCTACCAAAGATCCATATGACGTTTTAGTCATTGGCGGTGGACCCGCTGGTTCAGCTGCAGCGATCTATGCAGCCCGCAAAGGCATCCGCACCGGAATTGTGGCAGAGCGCTTTGGCGGCCAAGTCATGGATACCATGGGTATTGAAAACTTCATCTCCGTAAAAGAGACTGAGGGACCTAAGCTGGTTCAAGCGCTTGAGCAACATGTCAAGAGCTATGAAGTCGACATTATGAATTTGCAACGCGCTAATGCATTGCGTAAAACTGCCAATGGACTTGAGGTTGAACTGGTTAATGGTGCAGTACTTAAAAGTAAGTCAGTTATTTTGAGTACTGGTGCTCGCTGGAGAGAAATGAATGTTCCTGGCGAACAAGAGTACCGTGGCAAAGGTGTTGCCTACTGCCCTCACTGCGACGGCCCTTTATTCAAAGGCAAGCGTGTTGCTGTCATTGGTGGTGGTAACTCTGGCGTTGAAGCTGCAATTGATTTAGCTGGCATTGTGAGCCACGTCACCTTAATTGAGTTTGATAGCAAATTACGCGCTGATGCAGTGCTTCAGAAGAAAATGGCTAGTCTGCCAAATGTAACCGTCATCATGAGCGCCCTTACCAAAGAAGTATTGGGTGCAGGTGGCAAGGTCAATGGCTTGCGCTACCAAGATCGCACCAATAATTCTGAGCATACGCTTGAGCTTGAAGGTATCTTTGTGCAAATTGGCTTACTGCCAAATACAGATTGGCTCAAAGGCACCCTTGAGTTGTCAAAACATGGTGAAGTCATTGTGGATACAAAAGGTGAAACTTCTTTACCTGGTGTATTTGCAGCAGGTGATTGCACGACGGTTCCCTATAAGCAAATCATCATCGCCATGGGCGAAGGTGCCAAGGCTTCTCTCGGAGCATTTGATTACCTCATTCGCTCATCAGTTACTGAACCAGAAGAAGCGCTTGCTGCTTAATTTGACCTAAAGAATCGATAGCAAAACTAAGGGGTCTACGGACCCCTTTTTACATGAACATGAATAACCAGCTATTCAGGTAATGGGGATATAAATTACACTGAATTATCTTTTTATATTCACCAATACCAAAGGAATCAGAATGAGCTTAATTGAGAAACTACAGTGGCGTTATGCAACCAAAAAAATGGACTCTACCAAATCTGTACCCCATGAAAAGGTAGAGCAAATTCTGGAAGCGATTCGCCTCACTGCGAGCTCCAGTGGATTACAGCCATACGAGGTACTGGTCATTACCAATAAAGCTATTCGCGAAAAGATTAAGGCGATTGCTTGGGATCAAACTCAAATTGTCGACTCTTCTCATTTACTTGTTTTTGCAGCCTGGGATACCTACACAGCAGATCGCATTAATCAATCGTTTGATATGACCGAGAAGATTCGCAACTTTAAAAGTGAAGCTGGTGATATCTATCGTCAAAAGCTACTTAGCGGCTATACAGCACGAGATACTGAAACCAATTACACGCATGCTGCAAAACAAGCTTATATCGGACTTGGCACCGCACTCATTGCAGCTGCTTACGAGCAAGTAGACTCCACGCCAATGGAGGGATTTGATGCTGCAGCTCTAGATGAAATTCTCAACCTCAAAGAAAAGGGTCTGCGCAGCGTGGTCATGCTGCCATTAGGCTACAGAAAAGCCGATGAGG
This region includes:
- a CDS encoding NAD(P)H-dependent oxidoreductase — its product is MSLIEKLQWRYATKKMDSTKSVPHEKVEQILEAIRLTASSSGLQPYEVLVITNKAIREKIKAIAWDQTQIVDSSHLLVFAAWDTYTADRINQSFDMTEKIRNFKSEAGDIYRQKLLSGYTARDTETNYTHAAKQAYIGLGTALIAAAYEQVDSTPMEGFDAAALDEILNLKEKGLRSVVMLPLGYRKADEDWLVSLKKVRKPKESFITWIE
- the ahpF gene encoding alkyl hydroperoxide reductase subunit F: MLDTNIKSQLKVYFEKIVSPIVLVASLDDGDSSKQMLELLNEVAEQSDKITVKTDGKATHTPSFTVSKLDQEARITFAGLPMGHEMTSFILAILQASGYPAKVEQEIIDRITKLDSKLSFQTFISLSCHNCPDVVQALNLMAALNPNVTHEMVDGALYQGLVDQFQIMAVPTVILNGEVFGQGRMSVEEIVAKLDTASPKEEAAKLSTKDPYDVLVIGGGPAGSAAAIYAARKGIRTGIVAERFGGQVMDTMGIENFISVKETEGPKLVQALEQHVKSYEVDIMNLQRANALRKTANGLEVELVNGAVLKSKSVILSTGARWREMNVPGEQEYRGKGVAYCPHCDGPLFKGKRVAVIGGGNSGVEAAIDLAGIVSHVTLIEFDSKLRADAVLQKKMASLPNVTVIMSALTKEVLGAGGKVNGLRYQDRTNNSEHTLELEGIFVQIGLLPNTDWLKGTLELSKHGEVIVDTKGETSLPGVFAAGDCTTVPYKQIIIAMGEGAKASLGAFDYLIRSSVTEPEEALAA